A section of the Mesorhizobium loti genome encodes:
- a CDS encoding SDR family NAD(P)-dependent oxidoreductase → MTGVAGGIGSAIARTFHRLGAPMVLADCDEESVSRLPFSLDPTCQRVIPVAYDASKPSDADAVVSTCIARFSHIDHVIPAAAIFEDQPFATMTDAQWRRTKSINLDGMFYICRRSIPCIRSGGTIVNIASSAAHEGCSPEHVHYGASKGGVLAFTKVAFLCSNESTYIMGT, encoded by the coding sequence GTGACGGGCGTTGCTGGTGGGATCGGCAGCGCTATCGCTCGAACTTTTCACCGGTTAGGCGCGCCCATGGTGCTAGCTGACTGTGATGAGGAGAGCGTCTCGAGATTGCCATTTTCCTTGGATCCAACTTGCCAACGGGTGATACCAGTCGCCTATGATGCAAGTAAACCATCCGATGCAGACGCCGTTGTATCGACATGCATTGCTCGGTTCTCGCATATCGACCATGTGATTCCGGCAGCAGCAATCTTCGAGGATCAACCATTCGCGACTATGACAGATGCGCAGTGGCGCCGAACGAAATCAATAAACCTTGACGGCATGTTCTACATTTGTAGGCGATCTATTCCTTGCATCCGGTCCGGCGGAACAATCGTAAACATCGCGTCGTCCGCGGCGCACGAAGGCTGCTCACCTGAGCACGTCCACTACGGAGCGTCGAAAGGTGGGGTCTTGGCTTTCACCAAGGTGGCGTTCCTATGCAGCAACGAGTCGACCTACATCATGGGCACGTGA